TGTTCTTAAATCCTTCAATGCTTGAATTCCATGTCTCAAATCAAACTTTTTACATTCTAAGAATCTTTAACGTTCCTACTGTACTCTTTTTAATTGATTGTATATTCTCTTTGTTTCCTATTGATGCTTCAGTGCAGTATGAATTTTTTGGCTTTCGTTACATGGCTAAAGCTTTCTGAAACCAGTAGAACTCACAAACATCAGGACTTGATTTCATGGCTCAAGATGCATATCAATTTAATGCTGATCAATTTGTTTATCTTAAAGTTTTCTGATACACTGGGACATGCTCAACTCTTATAATACAGGTCTGGGCTTCGAAATGGAATGAGAGAGCATACTTCAGCACAAGAAGAGTAAAATTAGAGCATGATTATCTTTGCATGGCTGTCCTTGTTCAAGAAATAATAAACGCCGACTATGCATTTGTTATTCACACAACCAACCCATCTTCAGGAGACTCATCAGAAATATATGCTGAGGTACTTAAATATAGATATAAGATATAATTTCTATTTAAAGAGCCTTTGATTTGGGTTGTTTGGCTGTAATAGGTTGTCAAAGGACTTGGAGAAACCTTAGTCGGAGCTTATCCTGGACGTGCTTTAAGTTTTATTAGCAAGAAAAATGCTCTGGACTCTCCTCAGGTAATGCATTTCAATGTCCATTTGCCAACATAAGAGTGACGGACCATGTTTGTAATGGATTGCATTGATAACTCCCACATTAGTAGCTATCAAATTACCTAAGATGGTCATTGGCTTTCACAGGCGATATGATCAGTGAACTGCAAATATCTACACTATTATCTGCATTTACACGTGGATTTTTTCATCCACACTCCTTTCACCTttaagtaattaaaattttgctTTTAGTAACATGTGTTGGGGAGTGTGGACTGTAAAATGGGCAGTGCACATACGAGTGCCCTCTCCAATTTATTTATAGTTTATCAGTGATAAAACTTTCTTTACCGCAGAATAAATTGCTACTATTGTTTGCACTCATGAATATGTGGATATTTTCAGCTGTTAGGTTACCCTAGCAAACCGATTGGCCTCTTTATCAGACGGTCCATAATCTTCCGTTCTGATTCCAATGGTGAAGATCTTGAAGGTTATGCTGGTGCAGGCCTTTATGACAGGTAACTTACTATACAGCTGATCCAGGTGATATGCCTCAATCAATAAATGATATACGATCGCCATAAACTCTCTTTTATATTATAATCATCTAATCTAGTGTTGTTTTATGGTCATGAATCATGATAGTGTGCCTATGGACGCGGAAGAGGAAGTCGTGCTCGACTATTCATCTGACCCACTCGTTACTGATGCAAACTTCCAAAAAACTATTCTGTCAAGCATTGCTCGTGCAGGAAGTGCAATTGAGGAGCTATATGGTTCGGCACAAGATATTGAAGGTGTGATCAGAGATGGAAAACTGTATGTTGTCCAGACAAGACCCCAGatgtgatttttctttttattctcgGATTCTTTTATAGGATTTTCAGTATAGACTATCCTCTTTTATAAtaaggagaagaggagaaaCAAATAATAAGGACCTGTGAGAAACTTGCATCCATTTGTATTTTACAAGGTGGTCCAGTTTACATGAAGCAATGAGCAATATGTCCATTGATTTGACTAGGACCCCGTAACTCTAGGACGTTATTTTACCATTATGCATTCCTCAGCAGTTGATAGTAAACCCCGAAAGATCCATCCAAACTTCATTCAAGCGCCCAGAAAGGTGATACGAAGCATTGTACTGAGCGACTGCATAAGCATTCTTTTCTTTCAGGATTCCTGGTTTTCCACTCAAGTGTTTTTTTAGGCTGCTCATAAGAGTTTCAAGTTCTTCATTAATGTCATCATCCTTAGCGAACCCTGGAAACTTTCTGACTGCTATGCAGTGGCTTCTCCGCTTATCTAACTGCAAGTTCAGTTCAGTGAAAGGCTGCGGTGGTGTTCTTTCGAATTTGGCAGGCAGATACAACCTTACATAGTACTCAGGTCCATGAACAGATGGCACAATGCTTGTTAACACCGGAGCCGTGATGGTAATCTGAGACGAGTTCAGGTTGTCACCATGAATGTACTGATACAACCTGTGAAAAGCAGAAGTGAGAAGAAAACATGGAATCAACTAACGAAAGAAAACGTAAAACGGAGTTTGAGAACCTGTGAAAGCCATCTTTAGTGGCTTTTTCGAATGAAGTTGTTTCTCGGACTTGAGCTGACATCCATGCGGATTCTCTATAGAGCCTGACCTCAAAATCCGATTCTGAAAGCACCACTGTGTACTGAGGCGACTCAACAGCTTCACCAGAGAGTTCAACTATACAACCACAGAGGTAGCATATTGCTATGGTCATCATGAGTAGCCTCTCCATTATTTGATAATTAGTGGTATGTCCCAT
This is a stretch of genomic DNA from Argentina anserina chromosome 4, drPotAnse1.1, whole genome shotgun sequence. It encodes these proteins:
- the LOC126792856 gene encoding uncharacterized protein LOC126792856, coding for MGHTTNYQIMERLLMMTIAICYLCGCIVELSGEAVESPQYTVVLSESDFEVRLYRESAWMSAQVRETTSFEKATKDGFHRLYQYIHGDNLNSSQITITAPVLTSIVPSVHGPEYYVRLYLPAKFERTPPQPFTELNLQLDKRRSHCIAVRKFPGFAKDDDINEELETLMSSLKKHLSGKPGILKEKNAYAVAQYNASYHLSGRLNEVWMDLSGFTINC